The following coding sequences are from one Humulus lupulus chromosome X, drHumLupu1.1, whole genome shotgun sequence window:
- the LOC133803981 gene encoding G-type lectin S-receptor-like serine/threonine-protein kinase At1g34300 — MASQPQPQPQLLLLLLLLLSTITAAINPGTSLYANNSKQTWASPNSTYSMGFLPADPPTSPPTFIAAVAYAGGVSIWSAGGINNIAVDSGGALHFESTGNLRLVNGSGAAVWSSDTGDLGVSSLDVGDDGNLVLNNGSATVWSSFDHPTDSMVPSQNFNISKVLRSGLYSFGITKMGNLTLKWNNSIEYWTQGLNSSIRNNPWDPKSVVTITTNLSSPSLALQSIGILSISDRNLPTAAIAAYSSDYAEGSDILRFLKLDSDGNLRIYSSARGSGTKTERWAAVTDQCQVFGYCGDMGICSYNDSFPVCGCPSQNFELVDPKDSRKGCKRKVEIDDCPGNATMLDLEHTRFLTYPPEYQAQVFFVGISTCRLNCLVSGSCDASTSLSDGTGLCFYKTPGFLSGYSSPAMSSRSYIKVCGSVSPNPLPSSQNVGNSKKWKIRPWIVAFVVLTTLFSLMALEGGLWWWFCRNRPNFGGLSAHYALLEYASGAPVQFSYKELQHATKRFKEKLGSGGFGTVYRAVLSNKTVAAVKQLEGIEQGEKQFRMEVATICSTHHMNLVRLVGFCSEGRHRLLVYEFMKNGSLDSFLFNTEGNSGRLLNWECRFNIALGTARGITYLHEECRDCIVHCDIKPENILLNENYCAKVSDFGLAKLIDAKDHRYRTLKSVRGTRGYLAPEWLANLPVTSKSDVYSYGMVLLETVSGKRNFEVSAETNHKKFSVWAYEEFMNGNIQNIVDKRLVVDQDVDMDQVMRAVQVSFWCIQDQPSHRPMMGKVVQMLEGIMEIERPPAPKAAPEVSISRNASSNASALSSAATSAAPAQSSFSSFQTTGTPLASEKA; from the coding sequence ATggcttctcagcctcagcctcagccccagcTCCTACTcttacttcttcttcttctctctaccATTACAGCCGCCATAAACCCAGGCACATCTCTCTACGCAAACAACTCAAAGCAGACTTGGGCTTCCCCAAACAGCACTTACTCTATGGGCTTTCTTCCCGCTGATCCACCTACTTCGCCGCCAACTTTCATCGCCGCCGTCGCCTACGCCGGCGGCGTCTCTATCTGGTCTGCTGGTGGAATAAACAACATCGCCGTCGACTCCGGTGGAGCTCTCCACTTCGAGTCTACGGGCAATCTCAGGCTCGTCAACGGTTCCGGTGCCGCCGTCTGGAGTTCCGATACGGGTGACCTCGGTGTGTCCTCTCTTGACGTTGGGGACGATGGAAATTTGGTTCTGAATAATGGGTCTGCCACAGTTTGGTCCTCCTTCGATCATCCGACGGACTCCATGGTTCCTTCTCAGAACTTCAATATCAGTAAGGTTTTGCGATCTGGGCTTTATTCATTTGGGATTACTAAGATGGGAAACCTTACTCTTAAGTGGAACAATAGTATAGAGTACTGGACACAAGGCTTGAACTCTTCGATCAGAAATAACCCTTGGGACCCAAAAAGTGTCGTTACAATCACTACCAATTTGAGTTCACCTAGTCTGGCGTTACAGTCCATTGGAATTCTTTCCATCTCGGATCGAAATTTGCCTACGGCTGCCATTGCTGCTTATAGTAGTGACTATGCTGAAGGTAGTGATATATTGAGGTTTCTGAAATTAGATAGTGATGGGAATTTGAGGATTTATAGCTCTGCTAGGGGTAGTGGGACTAAAACTGAGAGATGGGCAGCTGTTACTGACCAGTGCCAAGTTTTTGGCTACTGTGGAGACATGGGAATTTGTAGTTATAATGATTCTTTTCCAGTTTGTGGGTGCCCATCTCAGAATTTTGAACTAGTTGATCCTAAAGATAGTAGAAAAGGGTGTAAGAGAAAAGTGGAGATTGATGATTGTCCAGGGAACGCTACCATGTTGGATTTGGAGCATACCCGGTTCTTGACTTACCCTCCTGAGTATCAAGCCCAGGTTTTCTTCGTTGGTATATCAACTTGTAGGCTAAATTGTCTTGTGAGTGGCTCTTGTGATGCTTCAACTTCATTGTCTGATGGCACAGGGCTTTGTTTCTACAAGACACCTGGTTTTCTTAGCGGATATTCAAGCCCAGCTATGTCTAGTAGATCTTATATCAAGGTTTGCGGTTCAGTGAGTCCAAACCCTTTGCCTTCTTCGCAGAATGTTGGCAACAGTAAAAAGTGGAAGATTCGCCCTTGGATAGTTGCTTTTGTGGTTTTGACTACCCTTTTCAGTTTGATGGCATTAGAGGGTGGTTTGTGGTGGTGGTTCTGTAGAAATAGGCCTAACTTTGGTGGATTGTCTGCTCACTACGCCCTTCTGGAGTATGCTTCTGGTGCACCAGTTCAGTTCTCATACAAGGAGCTGCAGCATGCGACAAAGAGATTCAAGGAGAAGCTCGGATCAGGTGGATTTGGGACGGTTTATCGAGCTGTTCTTTCGAACAAAACAGTGGCTGCTGTTAAGCAGCTTGAGGGGATTGAGCAAGGTGAGAAACAATTCAGGATGGAGGTTGCTACTATTTGTAGTACCCACCATATGAATCTGGTGAGACTAGTCGGATTTTGCTCTGAAGGGCGTCACAGACTGTTAGTATACGAGTTCATGAAAAATGGATCCCTTGATTCATTCCTTTTCAATACAGAAGGCAATTCAGGAAGATTGTTAAACTGGGAATGTCGTTTCAACATAGCTCTTGGCACTGCAAGAGGAATCACTTACCTCCATGAGGAGTGTCGAGACTGCATTGTGCATTGTGATATTAAGCCAGAGAACATTCTTTTAAATGAAAACTATTGTGCCAAAGTTTCAGACTTTGGCCTCGCAAAGCTGATTGACGCGAAGGATCATCGGTACAGAACTCTGAAGAGTGTAAGAGGTACTAGAGGTTATTTGGCACCTGAATGGCTTGCAAATCTCCCAGTAACTTCAAAATCCGATGTTTATTCATATGGAATGGTTCTACTGGAAACAGTGAGTGGTAAAAGAAACTTTGAAGTGTCAGCAGAAACAAATCATAAAAAGTTCTCCGTTTGGGCTTATGAGGAGTTTATGAATGGTAACATTCAGAATATTGTTGACAAAAGGCTTGTTGTTGACCAAGATGTTGATATGGATCAAGTTATGAGGGCAGTTCAGGTGAGCTTCTGGTGCATACAAGATCAACCATCTCATAGGCCGATGATGGGAAAAGTGGTTCAGATGCTTGAAGGTATCATGGAAATTGAGAGACCCCCAGCTCCAAAGGCAGCCCCAGAAGTGTCTATTTCCAGAAATGCAAGCAGCAATGCCAGTGCTCTATCAAGTGCTGCAACATCAGCAGCACCAGCACAGTCTTCATTTTCGTCCTTCCAAACTACAGGGACGCCTTTAGCGTCTGAAAAGGCATAG
- the LOC133803948 gene encoding uncharacterized protein LOC133803948 translates to MSLACLACHSVESPSHSFRSYSVSSSDNDGRCSGIASCLTTWRSSLPTPTMSSSLSTSKVTPQPSMPNSSITGTPRLVRSCAVRRDLVRDWNFDEAVMER, encoded by the coding sequence ATGAGTCTAGCATGTCTTGCATGTCACAGTGTAGAAAGTCCATCACATTCGTTCAGGAGTTACTCGGTTTCAAGCTCGGATAATGATGGTAGATGTTCTGGTATTGCCAGCTGCTTAACCACCTGGAGATCATCTCTACCTACTCCCACGATGAGTTCTTCCCTATCAACCTCTAAAGTAACCCCACAACCTTCAATGCCGAACAGTAGTATAACGGGTACCCCTCGGTTAGTCAGGAGCTGTGCCGTGAGAAGGGATCTTGTCAGAGACTGGAACTTTGATGAGGCTGTGATGGAACGTTAG
- the LOC133807229 gene encoding pentatricopeptide repeat-containing protein At3g14730: MRPLLHSSSRLQHRCSVKDLRTCIALLQASANEKNLIRGKQVHSYMLTNGFLNSPPSITSVINMYSKCQRMNDAVSVFNHPSDEDRNVFAFNAVIAGFIANERSRDGLEFYRRMREVGVVVPDKYTFPCVIRACCDLMEVRKIHGLLFKLGLELDIFVGSALVNTYLKFGLMEDAQEVFVGMPEKDVVSWNAMVNGYAQIGCFDEALEIFRIMSKEGVVPSNYTVTGVLSIFAVTGDIYNGRAVHGFVVKMGYDSGVTVLNALIDVYGKCKCTKDALDIFEMMDEKDIFSWNSIISVHEQCGDHDGTLRLFDQMLRVGVLPDLVTITTVLPACSNLAALMHGREIHGYMIRKSLGNNGDQHNGIDDVLINNALMDMYAKCGSMRIALKIFDKMSNKDTASWNIMIMGYGMHGNGNEALNMFARMCEANFKPDEVTLVGVLSACNHAGLLTQGREFFTRMTTKYSVAPTIEHYTCVVDMLGRAGKLKEAYEIVVTMPIEANPVVWRALLAACRLHGDADLARIAAQRVIELEPGHCGSYVLISNIYGVDGQYEEVSEVRQTMRQQNVKKTPGCSWIELKDGVHTFVTGDRGHPGAHLIYAELNSLTARLCDHGYVPHI; encoded by the coding sequence ATGAGACCTCTTCTTCATTCAAGTTCGAGGCTTCAGCATCGTTGCTCAGTGAAGGACCTCCGTACATGTATCGCCTTGTTACAAGCTAGTGCCAATGAGAAGAATCTCATTAGAGGTAAGCAAGTTCACTCCTACATGCTCACCAATGGCTTCCTTAACTCTCCTCCTTCGATTACTAGTGTTATTAATATGTACTCCAAGTGTCAAAGAATGAATGACGCTGTTTCTGTCTTCAACCACCCGAGTGACGAAGACCGTAATGTTTTTGCATTCAACGCTGTGATTGCTGGATTTATTGCCAATGAGAGGTCGAGAGATGGGTTGGAGTTTTACAGAAGAATGCGTGAGGTGGGTGTTGTTGTTCCTGATAAGTACACTTTTCCTTGTGTTATTAGAGCTTGTTGTGATTTAATGGAGGTTAGGAAGATTCATGGGTTGTTGTTTAAACTTGGGTTGGAGTTGGATATCTTTGTTGGTAGTGCTTTGGTTAATACGTACTTGAAATTTGGGCTGATGGAAGATGCACAAGAAGTGTTTGTGGGAATGCCTGAGAAGGATGTGGTGTCGTGGAATGCCATGGTTAATGGGTATGCCCAGATCGGGTGTTTCGACGAGGCCTTGGAGATTTTCAGGATTATGAGTAAAGAAGGTGTTGTGCCAAGCAATTATACAGTTACAGGGGTCTTGTCGATTTTCGCAGTGACCGGAGATATCTACAATGGGAGAGCTGTTCATGGATTTGTGGTGAAGATGGGGTATGactcgggtgttacagttttaaATGCTTTAATTGATGTTTATGGAAAATGCAAGTGCACTAAAGATGCATTGGATATTTTTGAGATGATGGATGAGAAGGATATATTCTCATGGAACTCAATTATATCTGTTCATGAACAATGTGGTGATCATGATGGCACACTCAGGCTTTTCGACCAGATGTTAAGAGTAGGAGTTTTGCCTGATCTGGTCACCATAACTACAGTTCTTCCAGCTTGCTCTAATCTAGCTGCATTAATGCATGGTAGAGAGATTCATGGATACATGATTCGCAAGTCTTTGGGAAACAATGGTGATCAACACAATGGTATTGATGATGTTTTGATAAACAATGCTCTGATGGACATGTATGCAAAATGTGGGAGCATGAGAATTGCTCTTAAGATTTTCGATAAGATGAGCAATAAAGATACAGCATCTTGGAATATCATGATAATGGGCTATGGCATGCATGGCAATGGCAACGAGGCACTAAACATGTTTGCTCGAATGTGTGAGGCAAATTTCAAGCCTGATGAGGTCACACTTGTTGGAGTTTTATCAGCCTGCAATCATGCAGGTCTGCTAACACAAGGGCGCGAGTTTTTCACTCGAATGACGACGAAATACAGCGTGGCTCCAACCATCGAGCACTATACTTGTGTAGTTGACATGCTTGGTAGAGCTGGCAAGCTTAAGGAGGCTTATGAAATAGTAGTGACAATGCCGATAGAGGCCAACCCCGTTGTGTGGAGAGCCTTATTGGCAGCGTGTCGGCTCCATGGTGATGCAGACCTTGCCAGGATTGCTGCACAACGAGTGATTGAGCTTGAACCAGGGCATTGTGGTAGTTATGTTTTGATATCCAATATTTATGGAGTAGATGGTCAGTATGAAGAGGTATCAGAAGTTAGACAAACAATGAGACAACAAAATGTGAAGAAAACACCAGGTTGTAGTTGGATTGAGCTCAAGGATGGTGTACATACTTTTGTTACAGGTGATAGGGGCCATCCTGGTGCCCATTTAATTTATGCTGAATTGAATTCATTAACTGCTCGTCTTTGTGATCATGGATATGTGCCCCATATCTAG
- the LOC133807230 gene encoding uncharacterized protein LOC133807230 isoform X1: MVQQKKMNNPENDDDNDVFLDDSDILQEINVDEEDLPDVEDDEAASDAELADEPDDSMHIFTGHTDELYSVACSPTDASLVATGGGDDKGFLWRIGRGDWASELQGHKDSVSSLAYSSDGQLLASGSFDGLIQIWDTSTGNLKCVLDGPGDGIEWVRWHPRGHLVLAGSQDSTVWMWNADKGTYLNMFSGHSSTVTCGDFTPDGKTICTGSDDASLIIWNPKTGENIHAVRGYPYHTEGITSLAISPDSALALTGSKNGSVHIVNISTGRVVTSLASHTDSIECVEFAPSSPWAATGGMDQKLIIWDLQHSSPRCTCEHEDGVTCLTWLGESRFIATGCADGKVRIWDCLSGDCVRTFSGHSDVIQGLSVSANKDFLVSVSLDGTARVFEIAEYQ, from the exons ATGGTGCAGCAGAAGAAGATGAACAATCCTGAgaatgatgatgataatgatgtttTCCTTGATGATTCTGACATTCTCCAGGAAATTAATGTGGATGAAGAAG ACCTTCCTGATGTGGAGGACGACGAGGCTGCCTCTGACGCTGAATTGGCTG ATGAGCCTGATGATTCTATGCACATATTCACTGGTCACACTG ATGAGCTATACTCGGTTGCCTGCAGCCCAACAGATGCCTCATTAGTAGCAACCGGGGGTGGAGATGACAAAGGTTTTCTTTGGAGGATTGGTCGAGGAGATTGGGCTTCTGAGCTTCAAG GTCATAAGGATTCTGTGTCTAGTTTGGCCTATAGTTCTGATGGGCAGTTGCTTGCATCTGGAAGTTTTGATGGGCTTATCCAAATATGGGACACTTCCACAGGAAATCTGAAGTGTGTGCTTGATGGTCCTGGAGATGGAATTGAG TGGGTCAGATGGCATCCTAGAGGGCATCTTGTATTGGCTGGTTCCCAGGATTCTACTGTTTGGATGTGGAATGCTGACAAAGGGACCTATCTTAACATGTTTTCAGGTCACAGCAGTACTGTAACTTGTGGTGATTTTACACCTGATG GTAAAACAATATGTACTGGATCTGATGATGCATCTTTAATAATATGGAATCCCAAAACTGGTGAAAATATTCATGCTGTAAGAG GCTATCCATATCACACTGAAGGAATTACGTCTTTGGCAATAAGCCCTGATTCAGCTCTTGCCCTTACTGGTTCAAAGAATGGTTCTGTCCACATTGTAAATATATCTACTGGAAGG GTTGTTACTTCGCTGGCATCTCATACAGATTCAATTGAATGCGTTGAGTTTGCGCCAAG TTCCCCTTGGGCTGCCACAGGTGGTATGGATCAGAAGCTTATTATCTGGGATTTGCAGCATTCATCACCACGTTGTACATGTGAACATGAG GATGGGGTTACTTGCTTGACATGGCTTGGTGAATCTAGGTTCATAGCAACTGGTTGCGCTGATGGGAAAGTTCGGATATGGGATTGTCTATCCGGTGACTGTGTAAGAACCTTCAGCGGGCACTCGGATGTCATTCAAGGTCTTTCTGTTTCTGCCAATAAAGATTTCCTTGTTTCGGTGTCGCTCGATGGAACTGCCAGAGTTTTTGAGATTGCTGAGTATCAATAA
- the LOC133807230 gene encoding uncharacterized protein LOC133807230 isoform X2, which yields MNNPENDDDNDVFLDDSDILQEINVDEEDLPDVEDDEAASDAELADEPDDSMHIFTGHTDELYSVACSPTDASLVATGGGDDKGFLWRIGRGDWASELQGHKDSVSSLAYSSDGQLLASGSFDGLIQIWDTSTGNLKCVLDGPGDGIEWVRWHPRGHLVLAGSQDSTVWMWNADKGTYLNMFSGHSSTVTCGDFTPDGKTICTGSDDASLIIWNPKTGENIHAVRGYPYHTEGITSLAISPDSALALTGSKNGSVHIVNISTGRVVTSLASHTDSIECVEFAPSSPWAATGGMDQKLIIWDLQHSSPRCTCEHEDGVTCLTWLGESRFIATGCADGKVRIWDCLSGDCVRTFSGHSDVIQGLSVSANKDFLVSVSLDGTARVFEIAEYQ from the exons ATGAACAATCCTGAgaatgatgatgataatgatgtttTCCTTGATGATTCTGACATTCTCCAGGAAATTAATGTGGATGAAGAAG ACCTTCCTGATGTGGAGGACGACGAGGCTGCCTCTGACGCTGAATTGGCTG ATGAGCCTGATGATTCTATGCACATATTCACTGGTCACACTG ATGAGCTATACTCGGTTGCCTGCAGCCCAACAGATGCCTCATTAGTAGCAACCGGGGGTGGAGATGACAAAGGTTTTCTTTGGAGGATTGGTCGAGGAGATTGGGCTTCTGAGCTTCAAG GTCATAAGGATTCTGTGTCTAGTTTGGCCTATAGTTCTGATGGGCAGTTGCTTGCATCTGGAAGTTTTGATGGGCTTATCCAAATATGGGACACTTCCACAGGAAATCTGAAGTGTGTGCTTGATGGTCCTGGAGATGGAATTGAG TGGGTCAGATGGCATCCTAGAGGGCATCTTGTATTGGCTGGTTCCCAGGATTCTACTGTTTGGATGTGGAATGCTGACAAAGGGACCTATCTTAACATGTTTTCAGGTCACAGCAGTACTGTAACTTGTGGTGATTTTACACCTGATG GTAAAACAATATGTACTGGATCTGATGATGCATCTTTAATAATATGGAATCCCAAAACTGGTGAAAATATTCATGCTGTAAGAG GCTATCCATATCACACTGAAGGAATTACGTCTTTGGCAATAAGCCCTGATTCAGCTCTTGCCCTTACTGGTTCAAAGAATGGTTCTGTCCACATTGTAAATATATCTACTGGAAGG GTTGTTACTTCGCTGGCATCTCATACAGATTCAATTGAATGCGTTGAGTTTGCGCCAAG TTCCCCTTGGGCTGCCACAGGTGGTATGGATCAGAAGCTTATTATCTGGGATTTGCAGCATTCATCACCACGTTGTACATGTGAACATGAG GATGGGGTTACTTGCTTGACATGGCTTGGTGAATCTAGGTTCATAGCAACTGGTTGCGCTGATGGGAAAGTTCGGATATGGGATTGTCTATCCGGTGACTGTGTAAGAACCTTCAGCGGGCACTCGGATGTCATTCAAGGTCTTTCTGTTTCTGCCAATAAAGATTTCCTTGTTTCGGTGTCGCTCGATGGAACTGCCAGAGTTTTTGAGATTGCTGAGTATCAATAA